A single genomic interval of Crocosphaera sp. UHCC 0190 harbors:
- a CDS encoding ABC transporter permease has product MNLLESFKMAASMLAANKLRTSLTMLGMIIGNASVIATIGIGQGAQKLAEEQLNALGPTVIFIVPGTRTARRATFNLPRTLVLEDAKAITSLVPGIKAVAPEINQRQLISYRSQNTNVSLIGTTPKYPSVRNFPVATGRFFNEIDVQRNKRVAVIGSAIADRFFVASSPIGEKIRAKNISFEIIGVMEKKGSFFGTNLDETVLIPLTTMANQIVGRTSPYGLELTWINAEAQDVDSVRAAKFQIENLLRLRHKITNEDDFGVETAKQMLDIVGNIATGLTAMLTVIAGISLVVGGIGVMNIMLVSVSERTSEIGLRKALGATQGDILGQFLIEAVIISLSGGMIGIITGVSLITLVGIFSPLSSGISSSAIIISLVVSGGIGLGFGVLPAQRAAKLDPIVALRSS; this is encoded by the coding sequence ATGAATTTGTTAGAAAGTTTTAAAATGGCGGCCTCAATGTTAGCAGCCAATAAATTACGCACTAGCCTAACCATGTTAGGGATGATTATTGGTAATGCTTCAGTGATTGCAACTATTGGCATTGGCCAAGGGGCCCAAAAATTAGCAGAAGAACAATTAAACGCCTTGGGGCCCACAGTGATTTTTATTGTTCCTGGTACTCGCACAGCTCGTCGGGCAACTTTTAATTTACCGAGAACTTTAGTTTTAGAAGATGCTAAAGCGATTACCTCCCTAGTTCCTGGTATTAAAGCAGTAGCCCCAGAAATTAATCAACGTCAATTAATTTCTTATCGGAGTCAAAATACGAATGTTTCGCTAATAGGAACGACTCCTAAATATCCCTCAGTGCGAAATTTTCCGGTGGCAACAGGACGGTTTTTTAATGAGATTGATGTCCAAAGAAATAAACGAGTAGCGGTTATTGGTTCGGCGATTGCTGACCGATTTTTTGTAGCCAGTAGTCCCATTGGAGAAAAAATTCGAGCCAAAAATATCAGCTTTGAAATCATTGGAGTGATGGAAAAAAAGGGGTCTTTTTTTGGGACTAATTTAGATGAAACGGTTTTAATTCCCTTAACTACTATGGCTAATCAAATTGTCGGGCGAACCTCTCCCTATGGTTTAGAATTAACCTGGATTAATGCAGAAGCACAAGATGTAGATAGTGTACGGGCAGCTAAGTTTCAAATTGAAAATCTTTTGCGTCTCAGACATAAGATTACCAATGAAGATGATTTTGGGGTAGAAACAGCCAAACAAATGTTAGATATTGTTGGGAATATTGCCACAGGTTTAACGGCAATGCTGACAGTTATTGCCGGAATTTCTCTGGTTGTGGGAGGAATTGGGGTGATGAATATTATGTTGGTTTCTGTGAGTGAACGTACCTCGGAAATTGGACTGAGAAAAGCATTAGGGGCGACTCAAGGGGATATTTTAGGACAATTTTTAATTGAAGCGGTAATCATTTCTCTGTCTGGGGGCATGATTGGGATTATCACAGGGGTTAGTTTAATTACCTTAGTGGGCATTTTTTCCCCCTTATCTTCCGGTATTTCTTCCAGTGCGATTATTATTTCCCTAGTGGTTTCCGGCGGTATTGGCTTAGGATTTGGGGTCTTACCCGCACAAAGAGCCGCCAAACTTGATCCCATTGTGGCCTTAAGGAGTAGTTAA